In Eubalaena glacialis isolate mEubGla1 chromosome 2, mEubGla1.1.hap2.+ XY, whole genome shotgun sequence, a single genomic region encodes these proteins:
- the SYNM gene encoding synemin isoform X1, with product MLSWRLQTGSEKAELQELNVRLYDYVCRVRELERENLLLEEELRGRRGYEGLWAEAQARFAKEARSLRQQLDELSWATALAEGERDALRRELQELQLLGEEARAARGRLDAELDAQRWELQEELGARAALEALLGSLQAERRGLDEAHERDLRELRARVAGLTLRYRARAGGPTAPPPRMREVHNGYALLVAESWRETVQLYEGEVRELEEALRRGQESRREAEEETRLYAQEAEALRREALEMEQLRGLLEDELLWVREAYELRAEERQRKVACLEDEKAALTLAMADRLRDYQELVQVKTDLSLEVATYRALLEGESNPEIQILTERIENVPQEFRNKSYQYTTSVLQRENERNLFPRQKAHSASFNHSLAPRSQTAVRNAARRDFLGSRYSSFITTPQENSYEKTASSQTNFRTFSPTPGLLRNTEAQVKTFPDRPKTEGIKGSPTNLAKESAVAQESYQECRDNVAAGASESTWSNERTIILGKKMEAKATREQERNRPGTIQTKREEKMFDSKEKASEERNLRWEELTKLDKEARKRESQQMKEKAKEESLEKSVREREIPISLEVSQDSTAEAVPQGLQTPLKKDAGDGTHRGVETREAGLRLGTSDTAGSLKGNSMTETIAENIVSSILKQFTHSPETEASADSFPDTKVTYVDRKELPGDRQTKTELVVESKLTEEVDISDEAGLDYLLSKDAKEVKLKGKSAEHLIGDIINLGLKGREGRAKVVNVEIIEEPVSYVSGEKADEFSTPFEVEEVDDVSSGSKGLVVEEEVYRETDTTCSANEGQKTRQPQENITHFEEVTEAGDLEGEQSYLVSTPDEYPGGHERVEGSVYGQIHIEEESTIRYSWQDEIVPGSRRRMEGDDALGEKVVKPLDVPEASLEGDMGSTHWKGQARSGEFHAEPIVIEKEIKIPHELHTSIKGGFKEPRHQLVEVIEQLEESLPERMKEELSAFTGEGQGGPGGVSVDVKKVQTAGGGAVTLVAEVNLSQTVDADQLDLEELSRDEAGEIEKAVESVVRDGLARRHSPAPGSPDGEARVEAPAASHGFKRWATQELYSPSGEEADAGRASPRTELVTSQGPMSATVEVTSPRGFAQSHVLEDVSQSVRHVQREPPGTWRTEQVSPKGPAAQVVEVSGEGDLSWAASSAGASLSARHLTLGPDQSQLSKEVFFPGPDPPCPGAGDSEEPGPAELSTDPDRSGRHSPFGSQQFHSKREIIFQAPASEAGKVGDYFSTEESAGTQTSVKHLQLGPREGFSEQIQLTAPLSDRMELGVREASVHTEAWSGNGTSIRHIKTVPQRHQGTEQIVPPPSEFSDSESKAHREGSADVTQATSSYTVGRKILMTEKSTFQRAVSESPQEPSSGDTSGAEATSGVSRSFRHIQLGPAETNTSAHVVFHGPISKTFALAGSVDSPEVGEVADSGRTLRHVALGPKETSFTFQMDVSNVETTPRWTQEATVLFPAGTEAEAHSVSDRDAWRDASSRNDLAAGVSFQGSAGDRHQAPGEKGKEQAEFDKMVQLQRMVDQRSVISDEKKVALLYLDNQEEENEGHWF from the exons ATGCTGTCCTGGCGGCTGCAAACGGGCTCCGAGAAGGCCGAGCTGCAGGAGCTCAACGTCCGGCTGTACGACTACGTGTGCCGGGTACGGGAGCTGGAGCGCGAAAACCTGCTCCTGGAGGAGGAGCTGCGCGGCCGGCGTGGGTACGAGGGCCTGTGGGCCGAGGCGCAAGCCCGCTTCGCCAAGGAGGCGCGCAGCCTGCGGCAGCAGCTAGACGAACTGAGCTGGGCCACAGCGCTGGCCGAGGGCGAGCGCGACGCGCTGCGGCGCGAGCTGCAGGAGCTGCAGCTGCTGGGCGAGGAGGCACGCGCAGCCCGCGGCCGCCTGGACGCCGAGCTGGACGCGCAGCGGTGGGAGCTGCAGGAGGAGTTGGGCGCGCGCGCCGCCCTCGAGGCGTTGCTGGGCTCGCTGCAGGCCGAGCGCCGCGGCCTAGACGAAGCCCACGAACGCGACCTGCGGGAGCTGCGCGCGCGCGTCGCCGGCCTGACCCTGCGCTACCGCGCCCGCGCTGGCGGCCCCACCGCGCCCCCGCCGCGCATGCGGGAGGTCCACAACGGCTACGCGCTGCTTGTGGCCGAGTCGTGGCGGGAGACTGTGCAGCTGTACGAGGGCGAGGTGCGCGAGCTGGAGGAGGCGCTGCGGCGCGGCCAGGAGAGCCGGCGCGAGGCCGAGGAGGAGACGCGGCTGTACGCGCAGGAGGCGGAGGCGCTGCGGCGTGAGGCGCTCGAGATGGAGCAGCTGCGGGGGCTGCTGGAGGATGAGCTGCTGTGGGTGCGCGAGGCGTACGAGCTGCGGGCAGAGGAGCGGCAG AGAAAGGTCGCCTGCCTGGAGGATGAGAAGGCAGCCCTTACCTTGGCCATGGCTGACCGGCTGCGGGACTATCAGGAGCTCGTGCAGGTGAAGACTGACCTCAGTCTGGAGGTGGCAACCTACAG agccttactggaaggaGAAAGTAATCCGGAGATACAGATCTTGACTGAGCGCATTGAAAATGTGCCACAAG AATTCAGAAACAAGTCCTATCAATATACCACCTCAGTATTACagagggaaaatgaaagaaatctgTTTCCAAGGCAGAAAGCACATTCGGCGAGCTTCAATCACAGCCTGGCGCCACGTTCTCAGACGGCTGTTAGAAACGCTGCCAGAAGAGACTTCCTGGGCTCCAGATACTCTTCCTTTATCACTACCCCGCAGGAAAACTCTTATGAAAAAACTGCCAGCAGTCAAACCAACTTCAGAACTTTCTCTCCAACCCCTGGTCTTTTAAGAAATACTGAAGCTCAAGTGAAAACATTCCCTGATAGACCAAAAACCGAAGGTATAAAGGGCTCCCCCACTAATTTAGCCAAAGAGTCCGCCGTTGCCCAAGAGTCCTACCAAGAATGCCGGGACAATGTGGCGGCAGGTGCTTCCGAGAGCACTTGGTCAAATGAGAGGACCATCATtttgggaaagaaaatggaagctAAAGCCACAAGGGAGCAGGAGAGAAACAGACCGGGAACCATCCAAACAAAGCGAGAAGAGAAAATGTTTGATTCTAAAGAGAAGGCTTCAGAGGAGAGAAACTTAAGGTGGGAAGAACTTACAAAGTTAGATAAAgaagcaagaaagagagaaagccagCAAATGAAGGAAAAGGCAAAGGAGGAGTCACTGGAGAAaagtgtgagggagagagagataccGATCAGTCTAGAAGTATCCCAGGACAGCACAGCAGAGGCGGTCCCCCAAGGTCTCCAGACACCCCTAAAGAAGGATGCTGGTGATGGAACACATAGAGGGGTGGAAACGAGAGAGGCAGGGCTCAGGCTGGGCACCAGCGACACTGCAGGCTCTCTGAAAGGTAATTCCATGACTGAAACCATAGCTGAGAACATCGTTTCCAGTATCCTGAAGCAGTTTACCCACTCTCCTGAGACAGAAGCATCTGCTGATTCTTTTCCAGACACAAAAGTCACTTACGTGGACAGGAAAGAGCTTCCCGGTGACAGGCAAACAAAGACTGAGTTAGTCGTGGAGTCAAAACTGACTGAAGAGGTCGACATTTCAGATGAAGCTGGCCTGGACTACCTGTTAAGCAAGGATGCTAAGGAGGTGAAGCTGAAAGGAAAATCAGCTGAGCATTTGATCGGAGATATAATCAATCTTGGTctgaaggggagagaggggagagcaaAGGTTGTCAACGTGGAGATCATCGAAGAGCCCGTGAGCTATGTCAGTGGCGAGAAAGCGGATGAGTTTTCTACACCATTCGAAGTGGAGGAGGTCGATGACGTGTCTTCGGGCTCCAAGGGGCTTGTTGTTGAGGAGGAAGTTTACAGAGAAACAGATACCACGTGCTCAGCGAATGAAGGTCAAAAGACCAGGCAGCCCCAAGAGAACATAACTCACTTTGAAGAAGTGACGGAGGCAGGTGACTTGGAGGGAGAGCAGAGTTATTTGGTGTCGACTCCGGACGAATACCCTGGTGGCCACGAGAGAGTTGAAGGCTCTGTGTACGGGCAGATCCACATCGAGGAGGAATCCACCATCAGGTACTCCTGGCAAGATGAAATTGTGCCAGGTTCTCGGAGAAGAATGGAGGGGGACGATGCATTGGGAGAGAAGGTTGTGAAGCCACTGGATGTTCCAGAAGCATCCCTggagggggacatgggttctactCACTGGAAAGGACAAGCGAGAAGTGGTGAATTTCATGCTGAACCCATAGTcattgaaaaggaaattaaaataccaCATGAACTCCACACATCCATTAAGGGAGGCTTCAAGGAGCCCAGGCACCAGCTGGTGGAAGTGATTGAGCAGCTGGAGGAGAGCCTTCCGGAGCGCATGAAGGAAGAGCTGTCCGCCTTCACCGGAGAGGGTCAGGGCGGGCCTGGGGGTGTTTCCGTTGATGTAAAGAAAGTCCAGACCGCGGGTGGCGGGGCTGTGACCTTAGTGGCCGAAGTCAACCTCTCGCAGACGGTGGATGCCGATCAGTTAGACCTGGAGGAGCTGAGCAGGGATGAAGCGGGTGAGATCGAGAAGGCCGTGGAGTCGGTGGTACGAGACGGCCTGGCTAGGCGGCACAGCCCTGCCCCTGGCAGCCCAGATGGGGAGGCCAGAGTGGAGGCCCCGGCTGCCAGCCACGGCTTCAAGCGCTGGGCCACCCAGGAGCTGTACAGCCCCTCTGGTGAGGAGGCCGACGCCGGCCGGGCCTCTCCCCGCACGGAGTTGGTCACTTCCCAGGGCCCCATGTCGGCCACCGTGGAAGTCACCAGCCCAAGGGGCTTTGCCCAGTCACATGTGCTGGAGGACGTCAGTCAGTCTGTGAGGCACGTTCAAAGAGAGCCCCCTGGAACTTGGAGGACTGAGCAAGTCTCACCCAAAGGACCCGCCGCCCAGGTGGTGGAGGTAAGTGGGGAAGGTGACCTGAGTTGGGCAGCAAGCTCGGCGGGAGCCAGCTTGTCTGCAAGGCATCTTACGTTGGGTCCCGATCAAAGTCAATTGTCCAAAGAAGTCTTCTTCCCAGGGCCTGACCCTCCCTGTCCGGGGGCCGGGGACTCAGAAGAGCCTGGCCCGGCAGAGCTTTCCACAGATCCTGACAGATCGGGGAGGCACAGCCCATTTGGCTCCCAACAATTtcattctaagagggaaattatttttcaggCTCCCGCTTCTGAGGCAGGGAAGGTTGGTGATTATTTTTCAACAGAAGAGTCAGCGGGTACCCAGACTTCTGTGAAGCACCTTCAGTTAGGCCCCAGGGAGGGGTTCAGTGAGCAGATCCAGCTCACAGCCCCCCTTTCAGACAGAATGGAGTTGGGTGTCAGAGAAGCTTCTGTGCACACGGAAGCGTGGTCAGGGAATGGCACATCCATCAGGCACATCAAGACCGTGCCTCAGAGGCATCAAGGCACCGAGCAGATAGTTCCCCCACCCTCGGAATTTAGCGACTCAGAAAGCAAAGCCCACAGAGAGGGCTCGGCAGATGTGACCCAGGCCACCAGTAGTTACACTGTGGGTAGGAAAATCCTGATGACTGAAAAGAGCACCTTCCAAAGGGCCGTTTCTGAATCGCCTCAGGAGCCTAGTTCAGGAGACACGTCAGGGGCAGAAGCGACATCAGGTGTGAGCAGATCCTTTAGGCATATTCAGCTGGGTCCTGCAGAAACCAACACCTCTGCACACGTTGTCTTCCATGGACCCATTTCCAAAACATTTGCACTTGCTGGTTCGGTGGACTCCCCTGAGGTAGGCGAGGTCGCAGACAGTGGCAGAACACTGAGGCATGTTGCCCTGGGGCCCAAAGAAACTTCGTTTACCTTTCAGATGGACGTGAGTAACGTAGAGACGACCCCCCGCTGGACCCAAGAGGCCACAGTCCTCTTCCCCGCAGGGACGGAAGCAGAAGCTCATAGTGTGTCTGACCGTGATGCTTGGAGAGATGCCAGCAGTAGGAATGACCTGGCAGCTGGCGTGAGCTTTCAGGGCTctgctggggacagacaccaggcCCCTGGGGAAAAGGGCAAGGAGCAGGCTGAGTTTGATAAGATGGTGCAGCTGCAGAGGATGGTAGACCAAAGGTCAGTGATTTCAGATGAAAAGAAGGTTGCCCTCCTCTATCTAGACAATCAGGAGGAGGAGAATGAGGGACACTGGTTTTGa
- the SYNM gene encoding synemin isoform X2, with product MLSWRLQTGSEKAELQELNVRLYDYVCRVRELERENLLLEEELRGRRGYEGLWAEAQARFAKEARSLRQQLDELSWATALAEGERDALRRELQELQLLGEEARAARGRLDAELDAQRWELQEELGARAALEALLGSLQAERRGLDEAHERDLRELRARVAGLTLRYRARAGGPTAPPPRMREVHNGYALLVAESWRETVQLYEGEVRELEEALRRGQESRREAEEETRLYAQEAEALRREALEMEQLRGLLEDELLWVREAYELRAEERQRKVACLEDEKAALTLAMADRLRDYQELVQVKTDLSLEVATYRALLEGESNPEIQILTERIENVPQEFRNKSYQYTTSVLQRENERNLFPRQKAHSASFNHSLAPRSQTAVRNAARRDFLGSRYSSFITTPQENSYEKTASSQTNFRTFSPTPGLLRNTEAQVKTFPDRPKTEGIKGSPTNLAKESAVAQESYQECRDNVAAGASESTWSNERTIILGKKMEAKATREQERNRPGTIQTKREEKMFDSKEKASEERNLRWEELTKLDKEARKRESQQMKEKAKEESLEKSVREREIPISLEVSQDSTAEAVPQGLQTPLKKDAGDGTHRGVETREAGLRLGTSDTAGSLKGNSMTETIAENIVSSILKQFTHSPETEASADSFPDTKVTYVDRKELPGDRQTKTELVVESKLTEEVDISDEAGLDYLLSKDAKEVKLKGKSAEHLIGDIINLGLKGREGRAKVVNVEIIEEPVSYVSGEKADEFSTPFEVEEVDDVSSGSKGLVVEEEVYRETDTTCSANEGQKTRQPQENITHFEEVTEAGDLEGEQSYLVSTPDEYPGGHERVEGSVYGQIHIEEESTIRYSWQDEIVPGSRRRMEGDDALGEKVVKPLDVPEASLEGDMGSTHWKGQARSGEFHAEPIVIEKEIKIPHELHTSIKGGFKEPRHQLVEVIEQLEESLPERMKEELSAFTGEGQGGPGGVSVDVKKVQTAGGGAVTLVAEVNLSQTVDADQLDLEELSRDEAGEIEKAVESVVRDGLARRHSPAPGSPDGEARVEAPAASHGFKRWATQELYSPSGEEADAGRASPRTELVTSQGPMSATVEVTSPRGFAQSHVLEDVSQSVRHVQREPPGTWRTEQVSPKGPAAQVVEMDVSNVETTPRWTQEATVLFPAGTEAEAHSVSDRDAWRDASSRNDLAAGVSFQGSAGDRHQAPGEKGKEQAEFDKMVQLQRMVDQRSVISDEKKVALLYLDNQEEENEGHWF from the exons ATGCTGTCCTGGCGGCTGCAAACGGGCTCCGAGAAGGCCGAGCTGCAGGAGCTCAACGTCCGGCTGTACGACTACGTGTGCCGGGTACGGGAGCTGGAGCGCGAAAACCTGCTCCTGGAGGAGGAGCTGCGCGGCCGGCGTGGGTACGAGGGCCTGTGGGCCGAGGCGCAAGCCCGCTTCGCCAAGGAGGCGCGCAGCCTGCGGCAGCAGCTAGACGAACTGAGCTGGGCCACAGCGCTGGCCGAGGGCGAGCGCGACGCGCTGCGGCGCGAGCTGCAGGAGCTGCAGCTGCTGGGCGAGGAGGCACGCGCAGCCCGCGGCCGCCTGGACGCCGAGCTGGACGCGCAGCGGTGGGAGCTGCAGGAGGAGTTGGGCGCGCGCGCCGCCCTCGAGGCGTTGCTGGGCTCGCTGCAGGCCGAGCGCCGCGGCCTAGACGAAGCCCACGAACGCGACCTGCGGGAGCTGCGCGCGCGCGTCGCCGGCCTGACCCTGCGCTACCGCGCCCGCGCTGGCGGCCCCACCGCGCCCCCGCCGCGCATGCGGGAGGTCCACAACGGCTACGCGCTGCTTGTGGCCGAGTCGTGGCGGGAGACTGTGCAGCTGTACGAGGGCGAGGTGCGCGAGCTGGAGGAGGCGCTGCGGCGCGGCCAGGAGAGCCGGCGCGAGGCCGAGGAGGAGACGCGGCTGTACGCGCAGGAGGCGGAGGCGCTGCGGCGTGAGGCGCTCGAGATGGAGCAGCTGCGGGGGCTGCTGGAGGATGAGCTGCTGTGGGTGCGCGAGGCGTACGAGCTGCGGGCAGAGGAGCGGCAG AGAAAGGTCGCCTGCCTGGAGGATGAGAAGGCAGCCCTTACCTTGGCCATGGCTGACCGGCTGCGGGACTATCAGGAGCTCGTGCAGGTGAAGACTGACCTCAGTCTGGAGGTGGCAACCTACAG agccttactggaaggaGAAAGTAATCCGGAGATACAGATCTTGACTGAGCGCATTGAAAATGTGCCACAAG AATTCAGAAACAAGTCCTATCAATATACCACCTCAGTATTACagagggaaaatgaaagaaatctgTTTCCAAGGCAGAAAGCACATTCGGCGAGCTTCAATCACAGCCTGGCGCCACGTTCTCAGACGGCTGTTAGAAACGCTGCCAGAAGAGACTTCCTGGGCTCCAGATACTCTTCCTTTATCACTACCCCGCAGGAAAACTCTTATGAAAAAACTGCCAGCAGTCAAACCAACTTCAGAACTTTCTCTCCAACCCCTGGTCTTTTAAGAAATACTGAAGCTCAAGTGAAAACATTCCCTGATAGACCAAAAACCGAAGGTATAAAGGGCTCCCCCACTAATTTAGCCAAAGAGTCCGCCGTTGCCCAAGAGTCCTACCAAGAATGCCGGGACAATGTGGCGGCAGGTGCTTCCGAGAGCACTTGGTCAAATGAGAGGACCATCATtttgggaaagaaaatggaagctAAAGCCACAAGGGAGCAGGAGAGAAACAGACCGGGAACCATCCAAACAAAGCGAGAAGAGAAAATGTTTGATTCTAAAGAGAAGGCTTCAGAGGAGAGAAACTTAAGGTGGGAAGAACTTACAAAGTTAGATAAAgaagcaagaaagagagaaagccagCAAATGAAGGAAAAGGCAAAGGAGGAGTCACTGGAGAAaagtgtgagggagagagagataccGATCAGTCTAGAAGTATCCCAGGACAGCACAGCAGAGGCGGTCCCCCAAGGTCTCCAGACACCCCTAAAGAAGGATGCTGGTGATGGAACACATAGAGGGGTGGAAACGAGAGAGGCAGGGCTCAGGCTGGGCACCAGCGACACTGCAGGCTCTCTGAAAGGTAATTCCATGACTGAAACCATAGCTGAGAACATCGTTTCCAGTATCCTGAAGCAGTTTACCCACTCTCCTGAGACAGAAGCATCTGCTGATTCTTTTCCAGACACAAAAGTCACTTACGTGGACAGGAAAGAGCTTCCCGGTGACAGGCAAACAAAGACTGAGTTAGTCGTGGAGTCAAAACTGACTGAAGAGGTCGACATTTCAGATGAAGCTGGCCTGGACTACCTGTTAAGCAAGGATGCTAAGGAGGTGAAGCTGAAAGGAAAATCAGCTGAGCATTTGATCGGAGATATAATCAATCTTGGTctgaaggggagagaggggagagcaaAGGTTGTCAACGTGGAGATCATCGAAGAGCCCGTGAGCTATGTCAGTGGCGAGAAAGCGGATGAGTTTTCTACACCATTCGAAGTGGAGGAGGTCGATGACGTGTCTTCGGGCTCCAAGGGGCTTGTTGTTGAGGAGGAAGTTTACAGAGAAACAGATACCACGTGCTCAGCGAATGAAGGTCAAAAGACCAGGCAGCCCCAAGAGAACATAACTCACTTTGAAGAAGTGACGGAGGCAGGTGACTTGGAGGGAGAGCAGAGTTATTTGGTGTCGACTCCGGACGAATACCCTGGTGGCCACGAGAGAGTTGAAGGCTCTGTGTACGGGCAGATCCACATCGAGGAGGAATCCACCATCAGGTACTCCTGGCAAGATGAAATTGTGCCAGGTTCTCGGAGAAGAATGGAGGGGGACGATGCATTGGGAGAGAAGGTTGTGAAGCCACTGGATGTTCCAGAAGCATCCCTggagggggacatgggttctactCACTGGAAAGGACAAGCGAGAAGTGGTGAATTTCATGCTGAACCCATAGTcattgaaaaggaaattaaaataccaCATGAACTCCACACATCCATTAAGGGAGGCTTCAAGGAGCCCAGGCACCAGCTGGTGGAAGTGATTGAGCAGCTGGAGGAGAGCCTTCCGGAGCGCATGAAGGAAGAGCTGTCCGCCTTCACCGGAGAGGGTCAGGGCGGGCCTGGGGGTGTTTCCGTTGATGTAAAGAAAGTCCAGACCGCGGGTGGCGGGGCTGTGACCTTAGTGGCCGAAGTCAACCTCTCGCAGACGGTGGATGCCGATCAGTTAGACCTGGAGGAGCTGAGCAGGGATGAAGCGGGTGAGATCGAGAAGGCCGTGGAGTCGGTGGTACGAGACGGCCTGGCTAGGCGGCACAGCCCTGCCCCTGGCAGCCCAGATGGGGAGGCCAGAGTGGAGGCCCCGGCTGCCAGCCACGGCTTCAAGCGCTGGGCCACCCAGGAGCTGTACAGCCCCTCTGGTGAGGAGGCCGACGCCGGCCGGGCCTCTCCCCGCACGGAGTTGGTCACTTCCCAGGGCCCCATGTCGGCCACCGTGGAAGTCACCAGCCCAAGGGGCTTTGCCCAGTCACATGTGCTGGAGGACGTCAGTCAGTCTGTGAGGCACGTTCAAAGAGAGCCCCCTGGAACTTGGAGGACTGAGCAAGTCTCACCCAAAGGACCCGCCGCCCAGGTGGTGGAG ATGGACGTGAGTAACGTAGAGACGACCCCCCGCTGGACCCAAGAGGCCACAGTCCTCTTCCCCGCAGGGACGGAAGCAGAAGCTCATAGTGTGTCTGACCGTGATGCTTGGAGAGATGCCAGCAGTAGGAATGACCTGGCAGCTGGCGTGAGCTTTCAGGGCTctgctggggacagacaccaggcCCCTGGGGAAAAGGGCAAGGAGCAGGCTGAGTTTGATAAGATGGTGCAGCTGCAGAGGATGGTAGACCAAAGGTCAGTGATTTCAGATGAAAAGAAGGTTGCCCTCCTCTATCTAGACAATCAGGAGGAGGAGAATGAGGGACACTGGTTTTGa